The sequence ATTCTTGATCTTGTAGACCCCCGTGACCTGGTTCGCCACGAGCTGTGAATCGGTGTATACCGTTACATCCTTGACGGAATGCTCGACCGCGATGGTCAGCGCACGGAGAAGCGCTTCGTACTCGGCCATGTTGTTCGTCATTTCGCCGAGATATATACCCTGCGTGAGCACGATCTCTCCCCTGTCGTCCCTGACGACGATCCCGGCGCCTGACTTCCCGGGGTTTCCGGAGGAAGCCCCGTCTACGTGGACATGCCAGCGCATCAGTCGTCTTCTCTGAAGAAAAGGATGCGGTTGCAGCTCGGGCATTGGATGAGCTGCTTGTTCTTCGTGACCTCGATAAAGAGCTGAGGGGGGATGTTCATATTGCAGCCGAGGCACACACCGTTTCGCACGTTTGTGACGGCGATGCCGCCCCGTTTTTCCCGAAGGATATTGTACGTGGTCCTGAGGTTCTCGCTCACGATGGAGAGAAGATTGTCCCTTTCCGTCGTGAGC is a genomic window of Syntrophorhabdus sp. containing:
- a CDS encoding ribonuclease HI family protein → MRWHVHVDGASSGNPGKSGAGIVVRDDRGEIVLTQGIYLGEMTNNMAEYEALLRALTIAVEHSVKDVTVYTDSQLVANQVTGVYKIKNKTLFGYVRRVKEIVSNFEHFTIQYIPREQNREADKLAKDAIIKG